The Candidatus Tumulicola sp. genome contains a region encoding:
- a CDS encoding SAM-dependent methyltransferase: MDPKLRKTNCSTFEVVLVTRNRSLGAEYFDRLYSACPDPWNFETSTYETDKYRATVEALGSRHFGNALEIGCSIGVLTSLLADRCTRLLSIDVNRYALRTAKLRCNKKAGVTFARMLVPNDFPPGNFDLIVLSEVGYYWSKADLLRSIGKIAVAVQQKKGAVELVHYLPKVHDYPLSGDEVHDAFLADGRFRRLRSDRTENYRLDVLTV, encoded by the coding sequence ATGGACCCGAAACTCCGCAAGACTAACTGCTCTACTTTCGAGGTTGTGCTTGTGACGCGAAACCGCTCGCTTGGCGCCGAGTATTTTGATCGACTTTACTCCGCCTGCCCAGATCCCTGGAACTTCGAAACAAGTACGTACGAAACCGATAAATACCGTGCGACCGTCGAGGCTCTCGGATCACGGCATTTTGGAAACGCCCTCGAGATCGGTTGTTCGATCGGAGTTCTTACATCACTACTGGCCGACCGCTGTACGAGGCTGCTTTCCATCGACGTGAATCGGTACGCTCTGCGAACCGCTAAGCTTCGCTGCAACAAGAAAGCAGGCGTCACCTTTGCCCGCATGCTAGTGCCAAATGATTTTCCACCCGGAAACTTTGATCTTATCGTCCTTTCAGAGGTGGGATACTATTGGTCGAAAGCAGACCTGCTACGAAGCATCGGTAAAATCGCTGTGGCGGTGCAACAAAAAAAGGGGGCCGTTGAACTCGTACATTATTTGCCGAAGGTGCACGACTATCCGCTGAGCGGGGACGAGGTACACGATGCCTTTTTGGCCGACGGGCGTTTCAGACGTCTTCGGAGCGATCGAACCGAAAACTATCGGCTGGATGTATTGACGGTTTGA